From a region of the Desmodus rotundus isolate HL8 chromosome 7, HLdesRot8A.1, whole genome shotgun sequence genome:
- the MTA1 gene encoding metastasis-associated protein MTA1 isoform X2, giving the protein MAANMYRVGDYVYFENSSSNPYLIRRIEELNKTANGNVEAKVVCFYRRRDISSTLIALADKHATLSVCYKTGTGADNGEEGEIEEEMENPEVVDLPEKLKHQLRHRELFLSRQLESLPATHIRGKCSVTLLNETESLKSYLEREDFFFYSLVYDPQQKTLLADKGEIRVGNRYQADITDLLKEGEEDGRDQSKLETKVWEAHNPLIDKQIDQFLVVARSVGTFARALDCSSSVRQPSLHMSAAAASRDITLFHAMDTLHKSVYDVAKAISALVPQGGPVLCRDEMEEWSASEASLFEEALEKYGKDFTDIQQDFLPWKSLTSIIEYYYMWKTTDRYVQQKRLKAAEAESKLKQVYIPNYNKPNPNQISVNNVKAGVVNGAGAPGQSPGAGRACESCYTTQSYQWYSWGPPNMQCRLCASCWTYWKKYGGLKMPTRLDGERPGPNRSNMSPHGIPARSSGSPKFAMKTRQAFYLHTTKLTRIARRLCREILRPWHAARHPYLPINSAAIKAECTARLPEASQSPLVLKQAVRKPLEAVLRYLETHPRPPKPEPLKSVSGVLGSLTPARPAPVINSGSPTILGKRSYEHHNGTDGNMKKRLLMPSRGLANHGQTRHMGPSRSLLLNGKPHPTKVRLLRGGSLPPVKRRRMNWIDAPDDVFYMATEETRKIRKLLSSSETKRAARRPYKPIALRQSQALPLRPPPPAPVNDEPIVIED; this is encoded by the exons ACTACGTGTACTTCGAGAACTCCTCCAGCAACCCGTACCTGATCCGCAGGATCGAGGAGCTCAACAAG ACGGCCAACGGGAACGTGGAGGCCAAGGTGGTGTGCTTCTACCGGAGGCGGGACATCTCCAGCACCCTCATCGCCCTGGCCGACAAGCATGCCA CCCTGTCTGTCTGCTACAAAACCGGAACCGGGGCTGACAACGGGGAGGAAG GGGAGATCGAGGAGGAGATGGAGAACCCCGAGGTGGTCGACCTGCCTGAGAAGCTCAAGCACCAGCTGCGGCACCGTGAGCTGTTTCTCTCGCGGCAGCTGGAGTCACTGCCTGCCACCCACATCAG AGGGAAGTGCAGCGTCACTTTGCTCAACGAAACAGAGTCGCTCAAGTCCTATCTGGAGCGGGAG GACTTCTTCTTCTACTCCCTCGTCTACGACCCCCAGCAGAAGACGCTGCTGGCTGACAAAGGGGAGATCCGCGTGGGGAACCGCTACCAGGCGGACATCACGGACCTGCTGAAGGAAG GAGAGGAAGACGGCCGCGATCAGTCCAAACTGGAGACCAAGGTGTGGGAGGCACACAACCCCCTCATAGACAAGCAGATTGACCAGTTCCTCGTGGTGGCCCG CTCTGTGGGCACCTTCGCGCGGGCCCTCGACTGCAGCAGCTCCGTCCGGCAGCCCAGCCTGCACATGAGCGCTGCGGCTGCCTCGCGGGACATCACCCTG TTCCATGCCATGGACACCCTGCACAAGAGTGTGTACGACGTGGCCAAGGCCATCTCGGCCCTGGTGCCACAGGGCGGGCCCGTGCTCTGCCGCGACGAGATGGAGGAGTGGTCGGCCTCGGAGGCCAGCCTCTTTGAGGAGGCCCTGGAGAAGTACGGGAAGGACTTCACGGACATCCAGCAGGACTTC ctgccCTGGAAGTCCCTCACCAGCATCATCGAGTATTACTACATGTGGAAGACCACGGACAGATACGTGCAGCAG aaacgCTTGAAAGCAGCTGAAGCCGAAAGCAAGTTAAAGCAAGTTTATATTCCCAACTA TAACAAGCCAAATCCGAACCAGATCAGCGTCAACAACGTCAAGGCGGGTGTGGTGAATGGTGCGGGCGCGCCAGGCCAGAGCCCCGGGGCCGGCCGGGCCTGCGAGAGCTGTTACA CCACCCAGTCTTACCAGTGGTATTCTTGGGGTCCCCCTAACATGCAGTGTCGCCTCTGCGCCTCTTGTTGGACATATTGGAAGAAATATGGTGGCTTGAAAATGCCAACCCGGTTAGATGGAGAGAGGCCAGGACCAAACCGCAGTAACATG AGCCCCCATGGCATCCCAGCCCGGAGCAGCGGGAGCCCCAAGTTTGCCATGAAGACGAGACAGGCCTTCTACCTGCACACCACCAAGCTCACTAGGATCGCCCGGCGCCTGTGCCGAGAGATCTTGCGGCCGTGGCATGCCGCCAGGCACCCCTACCTGCCCATCAACAGCGCGGCCATCAAGGCCGAGT GCACTGCACGGCTGCCGGAAGCCTCGCAGAGCCCGCTGGTGCTGAAGCAGGCCGTGCGGAAGCCCCTGGAAGCCGTGCTGCGGTATCTTG AAACCCACCCCCGCCCTCCTAAGCCGGAGCCGCTGAAGAGTGTGTCTGGTGTGCTCGGCAGCCTGACGCCCGCCCGGCCGGCCCCTGTCATCAACAGTGGCTCACCCACCATCCTGGGCAAGAGGAGCTACGAGCACCACAATGGCACCGACG GCAACATGAAGAAGCGCCTCTTGATGCCCAGTAGGG GCTTGGCGAACCACGGACAGACCAGGCACATg GGACCAAGCCGGAGCCTCCTGCTCAATGGGAAGCCGCACCCCACCAAAGTGCGCCTCCTGCGTGGGGGCTCCCTGCCCCCCGTCAAGCGGCGGAGGATGAACTGGATCGACGCCCCTGACGACGTGTTTTACATGGCCACTGAGGAGACCAG GAAAATCCGCAAGCTGCTCTCATCCTCGGAGACCAAGCGAGCTGCCCGCCGGCCCTACAAGCCCATCGCCCTGCGCCAGAGCCAGGCCCTGCCGCTGCGGCCACCCCCGCCTGCGCCGGTCAACGACGAGCCCATAGTCATCGAGGACTAG
- the MTA1 gene encoding metastasis-associated protein MTA1 isoform X3 — MAANMYRVGDYVYFENSSSNPYLIRRIEELNKTANGNVEAKVVCFYRRRDISSTLIALADKHATLSVCYKTGTGADNGEEGEIEEEMENPEVVDLPEKLKHQLRHRELFLSRQLESLPATHIRGKCSVTLLNETESLKSYLEREDFFFYSLVYDPQQKTLLADKGEIRVGNRYQADITDLLKEGEEDGRDQSKLETKVWEAHNPLIDKQIDQFLVVARSVGTFARALDCSSSVRQPSLHMSAAAASRDITLFHAMDTLHKSVYDVAKAISALVPQGGPVLCRDEMEEWSASEASLFEEALEKYGKDFTDIQQDFLPWKSLTSIIEYYYMWKTTDRYVQQKRLKAAEAESKLKQVYIPNYNKPNPNQISVNNVKAGVVNGAGAPGQSPGAGRACESCYMSPLRLLLDILEEIWWLENANPVRWREARTKPQ, encoded by the exons ACTACGTGTACTTCGAGAACTCCTCCAGCAACCCGTACCTGATCCGCAGGATCGAGGAGCTCAACAAG ACGGCCAACGGGAACGTGGAGGCCAAGGTGGTGTGCTTCTACCGGAGGCGGGACATCTCCAGCACCCTCATCGCCCTGGCCGACAAGCATGCCA CCCTGTCTGTCTGCTACAAAACCGGAACCGGGGCTGACAACGGGGAGGAAG GGGAGATCGAGGAGGAGATGGAGAACCCCGAGGTGGTCGACCTGCCTGAGAAGCTCAAGCACCAGCTGCGGCACCGTGAGCTGTTTCTCTCGCGGCAGCTGGAGTCACTGCCTGCCACCCACATCAG AGGGAAGTGCAGCGTCACTTTGCTCAACGAAACAGAGTCGCTCAAGTCCTATCTGGAGCGGGAG GACTTCTTCTTCTACTCCCTCGTCTACGACCCCCAGCAGAAGACGCTGCTGGCTGACAAAGGGGAGATCCGCGTGGGGAACCGCTACCAGGCGGACATCACGGACCTGCTGAAGGAAG GAGAGGAAGACGGCCGCGATCAGTCCAAACTGGAGACCAAGGTGTGGGAGGCACACAACCCCCTCATAGACAAGCAGATTGACCAGTTCCTCGTGGTGGCCCG CTCTGTGGGCACCTTCGCGCGGGCCCTCGACTGCAGCAGCTCCGTCCGGCAGCCCAGCCTGCACATGAGCGCTGCGGCTGCCTCGCGGGACATCACCCTG TTCCATGCCATGGACACCCTGCACAAGAGTGTGTACGACGTGGCCAAGGCCATCTCGGCCCTGGTGCCACAGGGCGGGCCCGTGCTCTGCCGCGACGAGATGGAGGAGTGGTCGGCCTCGGAGGCCAGCCTCTTTGAGGAGGCCCTGGAGAAGTACGGGAAGGACTTCACGGACATCCAGCAGGACTTC ctgccCTGGAAGTCCCTCACCAGCATCATCGAGTATTACTACATGTGGAAGACCACGGACAGATACGTGCAGCAG aaacgCTTGAAAGCAGCTGAAGCCGAAAGCAAGTTAAAGCAAGTTTATATTCCCAACTA TAACAAGCCAAATCCGAACCAGATCAGCGTCAACAACGTCAAGGCGGGTGTGGTGAATGGTGCGGGCGCGCCAGGCCAGAGCCCCGGGGCCGGCCGGGCCTGCGAGAGCTGTTACA TGTCGCCTCTGCGCCTCTTGTTGGACATATTGGAAGAAATATGGTGGCTTGAAAATGCCAACCCGGTTAGATGGAGAGAGGCCAGGACCAAACCGCAGTAA
- the MTA1 gene encoding metastasis-associated protein MTA1 isoform X1 encodes MAANMYRVGDYVYFENSSSNPYLIRRIEELNKTANGNVEAKVVCFYRRRDISSTLIALADKHATLSVCYKTGTGADNGEEGEIEEEMENPEVVDLPEKLKHQLRHRELFLSRQLESLPATHIRGKCSVTLLNETESLKSYLEREDFFFYSLVYDPQQKTLLADKGEIRVGNRYQADITDLLKEGEEDGRDQSKLETKVWEAHNPLIDKQIDQFLVVARSVGTFARALDCSSSVRQPSLHMSAAAASRDITLFHAMDTLHKSVYDVAKAISALVPQGGPVLCRDEMEEWSASEASLFEEALEKYGKDFTDIQQDFLPWKSLTSIIEYYYMWKTTDRYVQQKRLKAAEAESKLKQVYIPNYNKPNPNQISVNNVKAGVVNGAGAPGQSPGAGRACESCYTTQSYQWYSWGPPNMQCRLCASCWTYWKKYGGLKMPTRLDGERPGPNRSNMSPHGIPARSSGSPKFAMKTRQAFYLHTTKLTRIARRLCREILRPWHAARHPYLPINSAAIKAECTARLPEASQSPLVLKQAVRKPLEAVLRYLETHPRPPKPEPLKSVSGVLGSLTPARPAPVINSGSPTILGKRSYEHHNGTDGLANHGQTRHMGPSRSLLLNGKPHPTKVRLLRGGSLPPVKRRRMNWIDAPDDVFYMATEETRKIRKLLSSSETKRAARRPYKPIALRQSQALPLRPPPPAPVNDEPIVIED; translated from the exons ACTACGTGTACTTCGAGAACTCCTCCAGCAACCCGTACCTGATCCGCAGGATCGAGGAGCTCAACAAG ACGGCCAACGGGAACGTGGAGGCCAAGGTGGTGTGCTTCTACCGGAGGCGGGACATCTCCAGCACCCTCATCGCCCTGGCCGACAAGCATGCCA CCCTGTCTGTCTGCTACAAAACCGGAACCGGGGCTGACAACGGGGAGGAAG GGGAGATCGAGGAGGAGATGGAGAACCCCGAGGTGGTCGACCTGCCTGAGAAGCTCAAGCACCAGCTGCGGCACCGTGAGCTGTTTCTCTCGCGGCAGCTGGAGTCACTGCCTGCCACCCACATCAG AGGGAAGTGCAGCGTCACTTTGCTCAACGAAACAGAGTCGCTCAAGTCCTATCTGGAGCGGGAG GACTTCTTCTTCTACTCCCTCGTCTACGACCCCCAGCAGAAGACGCTGCTGGCTGACAAAGGGGAGATCCGCGTGGGGAACCGCTACCAGGCGGACATCACGGACCTGCTGAAGGAAG GAGAGGAAGACGGCCGCGATCAGTCCAAACTGGAGACCAAGGTGTGGGAGGCACACAACCCCCTCATAGACAAGCAGATTGACCAGTTCCTCGTGGTGGCCCG CTCTGTGGGCACCTTCGCGCGGGCCCTCGACTGCAGCAGCTCCGTCCGGCAGCCCAGCCTGCACATGAGCGCTGCGGCTGCCTCGCGGGACATCACCCTG TTCCATGCCATGGACACCCTGCACAAGAGTGTGTACGACGTGGCCAAGGCCATCTCGGCCCTGGTGCCACAGGGCGGGCCCGTGCTCTGCCGCGACGAGATGGAGGAGTGGTCGGCCTCGGAGGCCAGCCTCTTTGAGGAGGCCCTGGAGAAGTACGGGAAGGACTTCACGGACATCCAGCAGGACTTC ctgccCTGGAAGTCCCTCACCAGCATCATCGAGTATTACTACATGTGGAAGACCACGGACAGATACGTGCAGCAG aaacgCTTGAAAGCAGCTGAAGCCGAAAGCAAGTTAAAGCAAGTTTATATTCCCAACTA TAACAAGCCAAATCCGAACCAGATCAGCGTCAACAACGTCAAGGCGGGTGTGGTGAATGGTGCGGGCGCGCCAGGCCAGAGCCCCGGGGCCGGCCGGGCCTGCGAGAGCTGTTACA CCACCCAGTCTTACCAGTGGTATTCTTGGGGTCCCCCTAACATGCAGTGTCGCCTCTGCGCCTCTTGTTGGACATATTGGAAGAAATATGGTGGCTTGAAAATGCCAACCCGGTTAGATGGAGAGAGGCCAGGACCAAACCGCAGTAACATG AGCCCCCATGGCATCCCAGCCCGGAGCAGCGGGAGCCCCAAGTTTGCCATGAAGACGAGACAGGCCTTCTACCTGCACACCACCAAGCTCACTAGGATCGCCCGGCGCCTGTGCCGAGAGATCTTGCGGCCGTGGCATGCCGCCAGGCACCCCTACCTGCCCATCAACAGCGCGGCCATCAAGGCCGAGT GCACTGCACGGCTGCCGGAAGCCTCGCAGAGCCCGCTGGTGCTGAAGCAGGCCGTGCGGAAGCCCCTGGAAGCCGTGCTGCGGTATCTTG AAACCCACCCCCGCCCTCCTAAGCCGGAGCCGCTGAAGAGTGTGTCTGGTGTGCTCGGCAGCCTGACGCCCGCCCGGCCGGCCCCTGTCATCAACAGTGGCTCACCCACCATCCTGGGCAAGAGGAGCTACGAGCACCACAATGGCACCGACG GCTTGGCGAACCACGGACAGACCAGGCACATg GGACCAAGCCGGAGCCTCCTGCTCAATGGGAAGCCGCACCCCACCAAAGTGCGCCTCCTGCGTGGGGGCTCCCTGCCCCCCGTCAAGCGGCGGAGGATGAACTGGATCGACGCCCCTGACGACGTGTTTTACATGGCCACTGAGGAGACCAG GAAAATCCGCAAGCTGCTCTCATCCTCGGAGACCAAGCGAGCTGCCCGCCGGCCCTACAAGCCCATCGCCCTGCGCCAGAGCCAGGCCCTGCCGCTGCGGCCACCCCCGCCTGCGCCGGTCAACGACGAGCCCATAGTCATCGAGGACTAG